The following is a genomic window from Sphingobacterium spiritivorum.
GATCGGATGTGCCGGATTGATCGTCAATGATTTTATTAGCAGAATGGATCTTTATCCCTGGATATGCGCTATTTATATTGCCGAAGAGCATAGAGGGCATGCATATGCTGCCTTACTGATTGATAAAGCGAAAGAGGATGCACGCAAATTCGGTTTCCGTTATCTTAATCTGAGTACCGATCATATCGGTTACTATGAAAAGTATGGATTTCAATATATCGGTCAGGGGTATCATCCCTGGGAAGAAGAATCCCGTATTTATCAGATCGAACTGTAGACTGCTGTTTTGTATTGTTAATTTGGATAAAAGTCGCAATCATTTTCGGAATGATTGCGACTTTTTCATTATACAGCATGTGGTCATATCAGTATAAATTCTGTAAGGAGCGCTTTAGAAAAACTTGCTAACTTTGTTTAAATTGTACGTATTATGCTGATCATAGACTCACCTTCTACTAATGCTTATTTTAATATTGCTTCCGAGGAGTACCTGTTGTACAAGTATCCCAAAGAAGATATTTTTCTGTTGTATGTCAATGCCCCCTCTATTATTGTTGGTAAATTTCAGAATACGTTAGCTGAGATCAATTTGGATTATGTCAGAGAGCAACAGATCAAAGTGGTTAGAAGAATGTCAGGAGGGGGAACCGTATACCACGATACAGGAAATCTGAATTTTTCTTTCCATACGCTACTCGGTACAAATGATTTCATGGACTTTTCTCAGTTTACGCAGCCTGTCATTGCCATGCTAAACAAGATGAATGTACCGGCGAGACTTGAAGGACGGAATGATTTGCTGGTCGATGGAAAGAAGTTCAGCGGTAATGCCAAGCTCGCCAAAAACGGCAAAATGATCCAGCACGGGACAATTCTGCTCAATTCTCAGATGAACGTACTGGCGGAGGCAATAAAGGTAAACCCACTTAAATTTGTCGATAAAGCAGTAAAATCCAACAGAGCAAGGGTCACTAATTTAATTGATTATTTACCTGAAAATACAACTACGGAAATCCTCAAGCAGTTGCTGATCGGCGAGATGCTGCAGAATAATACCGGTGCAGGTATCTATCAGTTTACAGAGGAAGATATAGAAGGTATTGAAAAGCTGGTGGCAGAAAAATATAATACATGGGACTGGAATTACGGATCTTCACCCAATTATAATTTTAAAAAAGCGGTCAAAATACCCGCAGGATTTATCGAACTGCATTTGGATGTGGATAAGGGAGTTATAGAAAAGGTGAAAATATTCGGTGATTTCTTTGCCTCCAGGCCTATTGAAGAGCTGGAAAAGGCTCTTGCCGGTCGGCGGCATGATGTTGATCATATAGAACAGCTGCTGTCTTCAACAGATCTTACAGGATACTTTGGAAAGGTAACTGTAGCGGAGATTCTGGAACTTTTCAAATAAAACTGATAGCATCCGTATACAGACAATCTGTTGTTAATTTTTGCTTTTGTTTTATTTAGAATTATATCTAAATTTTACGAATGGAAGAAGTATCCTCAAATAAGCAGAAACATAAGAAAATACAAAAAGCGTTGCTTTGTGCCTTAGGTATAACAGTCGTGTATGGTATTATCATCTATTTTATACCCAAAGGTGGCCTTGACGGATTAGGCTATCTGTTGTTCACGCCTGTGGTATTTATTGGCGGATTTCTGTTTTATTATATTTTTGATCACTTCAGGTCTATACACAAACTGGCCTGGTTATTTTCGGTATCAGGTATCCTGCTGTTATTCACACTCTATAATTCCGGACTTTGGAATCTGGATATATGGCTGAGAAATCTGTTTCATTCCGTTAAACTACCCTCATCATATGCCGAATATCAGGATATCAATCAGCCGGCTTTGAAGTTTGGAAGCAGAACGATAACCTTGCTGTATGAAAGTGAGGAACGTATAGATCATTATCTTACTTCAAATAATGATCTGATTATCAAAAGAGAAAAGAAGGGCGAGGAGAATTCTGATCATAGATTTACTGTATATGAATTTACGAAAGTAGACCCTTCAGGAAATATCTCCGGTACGTACAACTACGTACAGCATGACTATAAGGACCAGGAAGTGCTTTTTGAGGGCTATCTGATCAATGTAGATAAAGCATATTACAAGACATGGCCGCTCGACGGGGATACCTCCCGAAAAACGATATCCATCCAAAATGAGCATCTGGACTGGGACGAAGGCCGTCAGATAGAACTTTATCGCAGAATACAGGGTGACGCTTCTGTGTTTTATACAGATTATGACCATTCCCTGCGCAGAGAAGGTCAGGAAACAATCTATTTTCAAAAAGTTGTTTACAAAATCGGTGAGGACTGGTTTATATTTTTTGAGAATCTGAATGAGGATAAAAAGGGATATCCGTATGTACGGAGCAGGGGAAAAACTATCAATAATATATTTGGACATCTGGCTGAAAACGGACTTGACTGGGTTGATAATGTCAGTACAAATATAGAATCACAGTATTTTGAGAAGTTAAAACTGACCAGACTTACACATATTATCGGAGGTAATACTCCTGCTTCAAAATCTGATGAGTGGTTAGGATATCTTTATACGAACCTGACTGTCGGTAAAGATACGCTGAAGTTTAAGGATGAATTTTATCTGGATGAGGAATGGAAGCAGACCCCGGTAACCATCAATGGCCAGCTATTCGGCACCTTGAGCAGGCCGGATAATGATTTTTTTACGACCTATCTGTATTTCGAAAATAAAAATCTGCACTATAAACTGTTTACCAACAGTCTGAGAAAACTCTATATTATTAAATAACAGTTCGCCGAAACAAACATTTCTACTGTAATTTTTCGCTGATAATATCAAATAATTAATTTTAATTATTTGATAATCAACTGGTAAGTGTTTTTATGTTGTGTTTATAATATATAATCTAACATAGTACTTTGTTATGCTATGTATTTTGTTTTATATTTGTTTGATGAATGAAGACTTTACTACTAAATGGATATCCCAACTGAAGAAAGGCACATTGTCTTTTCTGGTGTTAAGTATTCTGAAAGATGAAAAGGAATATTACGGATATGATCTGATTAATGAGATAAAGAAGAAAACCAGTATTGAAATTGCTGAGGGTACACTTTATCCTTTGATGAACAGACTGAAAAAAGAAGAACTGGTCGAATCCAAATGGGTAGAGCAGGAGTCCGGTATTCCGAGAAAGTACTACAAGATCACGAAGTTGGGATTAAGTACTGCAAGCGAAATGAAAATTTATTGGGACAACCTTAATACAACCATAAATCTAATATGAAATTTAAAGAGATCGCATTTAAGGATAAAAATTCAAAACGGATTTATCTGGATTATATATCCAGAATTCAGCAGGCTACAAAATCGCTTGATAAGACAAATCAGCAAGAGGTATTGCTGGAGATCAACAGCCATATTTACGAAAGTATAGCAGATCCTGCAGCAATCGAAAAGGGGGAAGTGGAGCGCTTGCTGGATGTGCTGGAAAAGCTTGGACAACCGGAAATATTTCTGAAGCCTTTGGTAGCTGAAAAAAAACTTGAAGAAGCAACCAAGTCATTTAATCCCTTCCATATTCTGAAAGCGCTTATATTGAATATCGGTAACGGGATATCTTATGTGATCTTCACGCTGTTATATTTGCTGTTGTTTGGTTTCATATTCCTCATGGGTGCAAAGCTGGTAGACCCCGAAAATGTTGGCTTTTTCTTCAAGCCCAATGAAATTTTTATTCTGGGGTATTACAGAGAAAATGGAATCAGTTATCTGCAGTATGAGCAATTAGGCCATTGGTTTATTCCGGCTATGCTGCTGCTGGCACTTATTTTTTATGTGCTCATAACCTTACTACTTCGATTAAAAAGAACCATTAAATAACTTATTATGCTTAAGAAATCAGTAACCTATTTAGCTGTCTTTTTTGTTGCATCACTTGCATCTGCACAAAAGATAGACACAGAAAAACTTGACTTGTATATCCAAACACTGGAAGATAATAACAAGTTTATGGGGAGTATCGCTATTTCTCAAAATGGAGAAAGGGTATATGCTAAATCTGCCGGATATATTGATCTGGAGAATAAGATCAAAGCCAATGAAAATTCAAAGTACAGAATTGGCTCTATCTCCAAGACTTTTACAACGGTATTAGTGTTGAAAGCGGCAGAGGATAAAAAACTATCTCTTGATCAGACTATTAAACAGTATTTTCCGGCGATAAAAAATGCGGATAAGATCACGGTAGGTCATCTGCTAAATCACAGAAGCGGAATCCATAATTTTACAGATGATGCGGATTATCTGAACTGGAATACTAAAGTGATGTCTGAAAAAGATATGGTGGATGTCATTACAAAAGCCGGAAGTGATTTTGAACCGGATAGTAAAGGAGAATATAGTAATTCCAATTTTGTGCTACTTACCTACATTCTTGAGAAAACCTTAAAAAAATCATATGCAGATCTGTTGACAGCTTATATCACCAAACCTCTGGGCTTGCAGAATACCTATCTTGGCGGTAAGATTAATGTTAAAAACAATGAGGCGAAATCTTATGATTTTGCCGGGGAATGGAAGCCTGAATCCGAAACGGACATTTCTATCCCATTAGGAGCCGGAGGTATCGTATCTACACCATCCGATCTGACAAAGTTTGCGGATGCGCTCTTTAACGGGAAGCTGCTTACTAAAGCGAGCGTCGAATTGATGAAGACTATCAAAGATAATTATGGGATGGGATTATTTCAGGTGCCTTTTTACGATAAAAAAGGGTATGGACATTCCGGTGGTATAGATGGCTTTTCTTCAACATTTTCGTATTTTGAAGATGGAAATGTAGCTTTTGCACTTACTTCAAACGGGACTGACTTTAACAATAATAATATTGCAATTGCAGCACTCAGCGCTGTTTACAATAAGCCTTTTGATATTCCGGATTTTAGGACTTATGAAAACAGTTCGGAAGATCTGGATATTTATCTGGGAAGCTATGCTTCGACGCAGATTCCTATTAAAATAACAGTTACAAAAGATAATAAAACACTTGTGGCACAAGCCAGCGGACAACCATCATTTTCACTGGAAGCAACAGAAAAGCATAAGTTTAAGTTTGATCAGGCAGGAATTGTGATGGAATTTAATCCCGATAACAAATCTTTTGTGCTGAAGCAACGGGGAGGAGAGTTTCTCTTTACTAAAGAACAATAACTGACACAGCAAACGTATTGATGAGGTATAATAAAGCCGGAAAACTACAGTTTTCCGGCTTTATTAATAATTCTTAGTTTTCAAAAGGATAGTTCTTATAACGCTTGTAAGCGCCGGTTTTGGTGTTGATTTTGATCACATCCATATGCCCTCTCCGGTTTTCAAGTTCCTCTGCAAACACATAGTAACTCCCGTTTGGGGTAACTTCTATACCATAGGAATACATAGAATATAAGGTTTTATTTGCTCTGTTATCCTGAAAAATGATTTCAGCATCTCTTGTTTTTACAGGCATACTTCTCGCAAAGGCCTCGTACTCATCCGTAGAAGGATCCAGATAGGTGATATGTCTAGCTTTTTCTACATTCACCCATCCATCCATACGGTCTATAATACCACTGGAATGACGGCCATTGATTATGCAATTCTCACTGAAGCGGCAGTCGTGGGACCCCAGATATCCAAACATCCCATATTGCAGGTAGGCATAATGATGATAATCAGAGATGTAATAAATAAGCTTGTTAGCGGTTGTCAGGACTATGGTGTCTGTTTTGAAAAATTGCTTATAAGGGATACTGACTTTCCAGATGATATCATCATTCTTTTTTGTGAAATCTGTCCTGATAATTTTTTCTTCGATAAACTTTCCGTCCCTTAATATTTGAAATTTCAGGGTTTCCAGATCACTTGCTTCAAATTTTATAAAACCCAAAGCCGGTTGTTCCGTTACCATCTTTACTGTATCGCAGATCAGTGATATTTCTACACCGTCACGTTCGGCATTTTTGTGTCTGTTTTCCAAAGCCCACCATATCCAGGCGATGATCAGCAATCCAATACAAAGAAGGACAGCAAATACAATTAAGCAACCTTTCAGATATTTATTCATAGGCTTTTCATTTTATCTTTAGATAGCTGATTTATATTCTCGTATATGTTCTGGACTCAAATGTTACTTTAAAATATTTAACAGGAGGTAGCAGATCTATTCTAAAGTTGATATGCCGGACCAGTTCATCAAGAATCTCGTTATTTGGAGTATCATTATTCATGGGACGAAAAGTGTAAATTACTTTATTATCTGATCCGGATACGGTCAGTGTATTGGGCAGGGGATGATTAAGTTTCAATGTCTGAATCTGGGAATAGCTTATTTCTTTTTGCTTTCCGTTTTTGAGTTGAATGGTCATCCTTTGCTCATCAAAAGAGACTGTCGTAGATGTTCTCATTCTGACCAGAATAAGAAACAGAGGCAAAAATACAGGAGTAGCAAAGATCAGCGCTAATCCGAGTGCAGGCCCTGAATACTGGTTTATCCATTCAATTACACGGTCATTGCTGGATAGTATCCAAAAGTAAAGGACCATGTAAATTGCAAAAGGCAATAATAATATTTTTACCTGTTTTAGGTTTCGTTGCTTAAATTCTATTGTTTTCATGGTACAGACGCTTAATTGACTTAAATATAAGCTATTTAACAGGATGATGTAACAGTTACCTTAAATTTGTCCGGTTTGGTTTAATATTCGCCTGAAATGAAGAGATATTGATTGCCCGCATTATTGTCTGACAATTCTATAAAGATTTGTTTTACTGTTCAAGTGCAGAAGCATTGTTTCAGACTCTGTTTATAAGTATTTAAATACAATTTTCGTTATTTCAGAAAATTACGCTCTGCTTCAGACCAATCTTTGGCTTAGATTTGGATAATAAAGAATCTGATCGCTTCATCATCTCTTATAGACACTGATATACATATGAAAGTAACGTTTGAAAAGTATAACCCGTTATGGACAGCATATTTTGCTTCACTGGAAACGGAACTAAAAACCTATCTGAGCGATT
Proteins encoded in this region:
- a CDS encoding GNAT family N-acetyltransferase gives rise to the protein MQIISVRENPEYKDTAIRYLQQSWPDVSPVIYEDCIAHSIHAEQALPQWYLLEKDEKVIGCAGLIVNDFISRMDLYPWICAIYIAEEHRGHAYAALLIDKAKEDARKFGFRYLNLSTDHIGYYEKYGFQYIGQGYHPWEEESRIYQIEL
- a CDS encoding lipoate--protein ligase encodes the protein MLIIDSPSTNAYFNIASEEYLLYKYPKEDIFLLYVNAPSIIVGKFQNTLAEINLDYVREQQIKVVRRMSGGGTVYHDTGNLNFSFHTLLGTNDFMDFSQFTQPVIAMLNKMNVPARLEGRNDLLVDGKKFSGNAKLAKNGKMIQHGTILLNSQMNVLAEAIKVNPLKFVDKAVKSNRARVTNLIDYLPENTTTEILKQLLIGEMLQNNTGAGIYQFTEEDIEGIEKLVAEKYNTWDWNYGSSPNYNFKKAVKIPAGFIELHLDVDKGVIEKVKIFGDFFASRPIEELEKALAGRRHDVDHIEQLLSSTDLTGYFGKVTVAEILELFK
- a CDS encoding PadR family transcriptional regulator, producing MNEDFTTKWISQLKKGTLSFLVLSILKDEKEYYGYDLINEIKKKTSIEIAEGTLYPLMNRLKKEELVESKWVEQESGIPRKYYKITKLGLSTASEMKIYWDNLNTTINLI
- a CDS encoding HAAS signaling domain-containing protein translates to MKFKEIAFKDKNSKRIYLDYISRIQQATKSLDKTNQQEVLLEINSHIYESIADPAAIEKGEVERLLDVLEKLGQPEIFLKPLVAEKKLEEATKSFNPFHILKALILNIGNGISYVIFTLLYLLLFGFIFLMGAKLVDPENVGFFFKPNEIFILGYYRENGISYLQYEQLGHWFIPAMLLLALIFYVLITLLLRLKRTIK
- a CDS encoding serine hydrolase domain-containing protein → MLKKSVTYLAVFFVASLASAQKIDTEKLDLYIQTLEDNNKFMGSIAISQNGERVYAKSAGYIDLENKIKANENSKYRIGSISKTFTTVLVLKAAEDKKLSLDQTIKQYFPAIKNADKITVGHLLNHRSGIHNFTDDADYLNWNTKVMSEKDMVDVITKAGSDFEPDSKGEYSNSNFVLLTYILEKTLKKSYADLLTAYITKPLGLQNTYLGGKINVKNNEAKSYDFAGEWKPESETDISIPLGAGGIVSTPSDLTKFADALFNGKLLTKASVELMKTIKDNYGMGLFQVPFYDKKGYGHSGGIDGFSSTFSYFEDGNVAFALTSNGTDFNNNNIAIAALSAVYNKPFDIPDFRTYENSSEDLDIYLGSYASTQIPIKITVTKDNKTLVAQASGQPSFSLEATEKHKFKFDQAGIVMEFNPDNKSFVLKQRGGEFLFTKEQ